The genome window GTAAATCTGTTTTATAGATGGAATAATACAGTTGTATGCAAATGAAATAAATTTGCTTTCTAATAAAAACAAAAGTTTGCATACGATATGTGTTTAAATGATAATAGTTATCATTAATATCTTTTACGGTTTCACCGCTGAACATGTCGAGTAATAAACAGATTGCTTTTAATCAGCCGAGTGATGAAAGCAGTTTCATCACCTCGTTGTATGAAAATCATCACTATTGGTTGACTGGATGGTTATGTAAAAAATTAGGCTGTTCACAAAATGCCAAAGATCTCACACAGGACACCTTTGTTAATGTTATCAGTAAGCAAAGAGATTTAACTCAAATCGAAGAACCTCGTCCTTGGTTGCTGACCATTGCCAAACGCTTATTAATTGATAAACGGCGCCGCTCTTTATTGGAACAAGCGTATTTAGAAGAGTTAAAAGTTAGCTTGGATGATGCTGAACCAATACCATCAGCAGAAGATGTTTATGTGGCGATCAATGCATTGGATAATATTTCTCAGGCGTTAGATAAGTTACCTATACATGTCAGACAAGCTTTTATTCTTCGGCATATTGATGGTTTAACCCAGTCTGCTATTGCCAAAAAACTGGGTGTATCCACAAGTATGGTGCAGAAGTATTTGATTCAAAGTTTAGTCGCCTGTCAGCAGGTGTTTGAAACAGAGTCGTATTAATGTCCACGAATTCATCAGCTGAAAGGACAGATTCGGAAAATATCTCTACTCAAGCTGCAGAGTGGCTTGTGTTAATGTCTGATGAAGAAAACCCACCGTCAGCAACACAAAAACAAGCCTTCTTTGACTGGAAAAACCGGGATCCGCGCCATGCCGATGCGGTGGATAAGTTAAACGCCATGTTGGGCAGTATTCAGCAATTCCCCCGGTCAGCATCGAAGGCGGCATTATCTGTCTCGGTCAATGACAGACATCATCAACATTCCTGGCAAACCCTGGCAAAAACATTTGTGCTGCTAATGGTCGTTTTTCTGCCAATACTTACTTGGTTGCCAAATAGCATTACGCTGAAGATGGCCGATAAAAAAACAGATGTGGGACAATGGCAATCCTTCACCCTGGCAGATAATTCAGTTATCACGTTGAGTAGTGATAGCGCTATTAATGTCGATTTTAATAACACTCAACGAACCATTCATCTGTTGAAAGGGGAGATACGAGTCAAGGTCAGTAAAAATCCGCAGCGACCGTTTGTAGTGAGAACAGAGCACGGTCGTCTCACCGCTCTGGGTACAGAGTTTAGTGTGGATAAGCGGGACGATTACAGTTTACTGAAAGTGATCGAATCTAGTGTAGCGGCGACCTGTCAGCGACAAGGGTGTGATGTTAAACCTATTCACCCAGGACAGCAGATTCGTGTTTATGCAGAACATCTGGGGAAGGTTACTGACTTTAGTGTCAGCGATGCAAGCTTGATGTGGGACAAACACCAGTTAATGGTGGATGGTATGCCGTTAGGGGATGTGCTTGCGATTCTGAGTCGTTTTCATAAAGGGTATATCTACTTTGATGATCAACCGTTAGATAATTATCATGTCTCAGCGGTACTGCCTCTAGATAAGCCGCTGGAGGCATTAGCCTTATTAGCAGATTCATTCCCAATAAAAGTCAGCACACTCACTCCGTGGTGGACAACGATTACGATGACATCAAAATAATAAAATGATGTTCTTGGTGGTGATTTCCTTATCTCATTCGTCAACGTTAATAAGACAAATGAAATAAGGGAGTCTCATGTTTATCAATCGTTTTCTTTCACCAGCACGGTTTCGCTATAGCCTGATGGTGTTTTTATTAAGCTGGCTTTCCATTGCTTCGGCAGTAGAGAGTGGCAAAAAGCCAATTGACATTGCTGCAGGTTTTTTATCAATCAGTCTCACTCAACTTGCCAGTCAGGCAGATATATCCATCGTGGTGAATACCGATCTTGTAAAAAATAAATCAGCAAAAGCAATTAAAGGTTTATACACGCCAGAGAATGCGTTAGCTACATTATTAAGCGGTCATAAGCTTAAAGCAGAAAATACCGGGACAGGCTTTGTGATTAAAGCTGTAGCAAATGATGAAGTGGTATTAAATGCCATTGATATCAATGCAAAAGTAGTAAGAAAGTCATTACAAATGGAAAAGTACGCCGGTGGTCAGGTAGCCAAACAAGGTCGTGTCGGTATCTTAGGTAATCGCGATGTGATGGATACTCCGTTTAATATGACTAACTTCACCAGTGATTATATTGACGATATACAAGCAGAGACATTAGCCGATGTAGTGGCGACAGATCCTTCAATTAGAACAGCACATGTGAGTGGTGGCATGCTGGATTCTTTCCGTATTCGTGGGTTTACTATGAATGAAGGTAATTCAGGCGATATCGCCTTTGATGGTGTGTATGGTGTGGCTTCTAATTACCGGGTGTTGGCTGATTATGTCGACAGAGTCGAGGTTATAAAAGGCCCAGCGTCTATGATCTATGGCATGTCACCAAACAGTAGTGTTGGCGGCAGTATCAATATCGTGCCCAAACGTGCTCTGGATGAAGACTTAACACGATTTACCGCATCTTATGCTTCTGATAGTCAGTTAAAAGGCCATCTTGATCTGAGTCGACGTTTTGGTGATGACGAGCAATTTGGGGTCAGATTTAACGGTACTGTCAGTGATGGTGATACCGAACGTGAAAACCAATCACGCGAGGTCGATTCATGGGCCTTAGCTTTGGATTATCAGGGCGAAAAACTGAGAGTGACAGCCGATCTTATTCATCAAAAAGAAGATCTCGATGCCCCATTGCGCCATCTCTGGTTAGCCAGTGGTGTGGATGTCCCATCGGCCCCGGATGGTGAACATAATATTACTCAGGACTCGGAATGGTCGAAGGTGGATGACAAATCATTACTGGTCAAAGCCGAATATGACATCTATGACCAATTAACCCTTTTTGCTGATATCGGTGTAGGCAGAACCCGTGTATCCAGATTATTTGGCTACCCTAGCATTACGAGTGCATCTGGTGATGTGACCGTTACACCAAGTAATGCGGATTTTAATGTGGATAGATATACCGTCAGTACCGGCCTGAGAGGCTGGTTTGACACGGGTATGATTAATCACAATATGACGCTGCAATTAACCGAGTATCGCGATCAGCTCGAAAAAGCGACAATCAATGCCAGTTCTTCCTATTTAAATAATCTGTATTCACCGACCGATCAGGCTGAGATTATAGTTGCTAATCCGCAGCATGCGCCCAGAGTCAGTGAGAGTCGGCTGCGGGGGATTGCCTTAGCAGATACTTTGTCTATTCTGGATGACAGAGTGCAACTGACATTGGGCGTCAGAAGGCAGCAGGTGGAATCAGACAGCTTTAATGCCAGCACAGGTGCCGTCACTACTCATTACAATGAAAGTGCCTTAACACCGATGGTCGGCATAGTATTTAAACCCTGGGAAAATGTATCGCTCTATGCCAACCGTAGCGAAGGTCTGAGCAAAGGCGATATTGCTCCTGATAGTTCAGCGAATGCGGGTGAAGTATTTGAGCCTTATAAAACCAAGCAATATGAAGTAGGAGCTAAGGTCGATTTTGGTGAGTTTACCTCGACAGTCAGCTTGTTTCAGATTGAAAAGCCCAGTTATCAAACAGTGAACAATATCTCGTCTGTTTCGGGTGAGCAACGTAACCGAGGTATTGAAATGAATGTCTTCGGTCAATTAACGTCGGATATCCGTGTATTAGGTGGTTTCATGTTGCTGGATGCGGAATTAAATAAAACTAATAATCCTGCAACCAAAGGTAATACACCTGTCGGTGTAGCTGAGCGGCAGGCGAATATCAGTGCCGAATGGGATATGCCAATGGTGCCTGAGTTAACCTGGACGGCAAACCTGATCTACACTGGCAAACAATACGTGAATCAGACCAATACTCAGAAGATACCCAGCTGGACCCGGCTCGACTTAGGCGCACGTTATGGTCTGCTGGTGGCCGGTAAAGATGTCACGATTCGTGCCGGTATTCATAATGTCTTTGATCGTGATTACTGGTCTGGTGTCGATACCTGGAGTGGTATGGCTTATGGTGCACCACGTACATTCACCGTCTCTACCACCATCGACTTTTAAGACATGCCTCTCTTGTTGCCATGACAAGGGAGGTTTTCTCTATTTGATGTTATAGGCATTACACTTCAGAATGCTGCCTTGAAAATTTTTGATTGAAATAATAATGCGGATTGAAAAAGCAACAAAAGCAGATTATCAAAAGCTGATAGAAATATGGGAAAGCTCTGTTAGAGCAACGCATGATTTTCTGGCCGAGCAGGATCTTCAGGTATTGAAACCATTGATATTGGAAAACTATTTTGATGTGGTTGAGTTAAATATTGCTAAACGTGATGATGGTGAAATAGTCGGATTTTGTGGTGTGAGTGATGGCAATATTGAGATGTTGTTCGTTTCACCAGAAGCAAGAGGGCAGAGAGTTGGGGTAAGACTTGCTACTCACGCAATAAATGATCTCGGTGCAAATAAGGTCGATGTGAATGAACAAAACAGACAGGCATTAGGCTTTTATGAGCACATTAGTTTTGCCGTGGTTGGACGTTCAGCTGTTGATGGTCAGGGTAAACCTTATCCATTGCTGCATATGCAACTAGCAGAACGTTAACGCTGCTTATATTGAAAAATGAAGATTAAAACAATCACTGCCGATGAAACATTAAGCTTAAGAAGTGAAGTTCTGCGTTCTGGTAAACCGCTTTCTCAATGTGTGTTTGAGGGTGATAAGGCTGTCACTACCAGACATTTTGGTGCTGTGGATGAAAAAGGCACTATCGTAGGAGTTGTATCAGTTTATTTGAAGGATAATCCTTTGCTTAAGCAGACTAACACCTATCAAATAAGGGCGATGGCGACAGCGACAAATTATCGAGGTAAAGGGCTTGGAAAAGCACTATTGAGTGCTGGAGAAGACTATGCAGAATCGCAAGATGCAGAGCTAATCTGGGCTAATGCCAGAAGCACAGCAATGGGTTTCTATACAAACTCAGGTTATAAGCAGGCTTCCAAAGAGTTTATTATTCCAGAAATCGGCCCACACTTTTTAGTGACTAAAGTCTTGTAATAAACACATTGTTATTCGCTTTTTAGTTCTAATCTTATGTCGTTGATATCTCTTTTTTCTGGAAGAAAAGCGTTCAGCCCAGTTCAATACTGTAATTAATAAACTGGGTAAAAAGGTCAGTGTGACAATCATTGAACATAAAATCCCAACCAGTACCACGATACCGACACCGCGATAGAGCTCAGTACCAGCACCTGGAATAAAGACTAAAGGTGCTAGACCAAATACGGTAGTGGCAGTGGACATCAAAATTGGACGTAAGCGCGTGGCAACGGCCTGATTGACGGCATCACGAACCGATACAGCTTTATCTTCCAAATTTCTTCGTGCCTGTTCAACAATCAGAATCGGGTTATTGACGACTGTACCCAGTAAAATCACAAAACCGAGCATGGTAATCATATCGAATGGCTGAATAATGGCGGGTAGACCAAAGATATTTAGCACTGGCCCAGCGGCATTTACCGCCGCTAAGCCAACAATACCACCGGCGATGCCTAGAGGGACTGTCGCGAGAATCAGCAGTGGATACCACCAGTGACTAAAAATAGCGACCAGCAGCAAATAAATAAGAATTAAGGCAATGACCAGGTTGCCTGATAAGGATTCACGAGTGGCATCTAACTGATCGGCGGCCCCAGATATGCTGATAGACACACCTTTTGCCACTTCACCCTCTGCCTGCATATTGGGCAGCATTTGAGTACGAACCTGATTCACGGCAGTTTCCAGCGCGATCTCTCTTGGCGGAATAATCAATAAAGTGACGGTACGACGACCATTCACACGTCGTAACTGATCGCTATCAACTGTATCCACAATATTGGCTAGTGCATTTAAGGGTAAAACAGTCCCTTGTGGCGTCATGATAGGCACATTAGCCAGTGAGGACAGGGTTTGGTTTTGTCCGGCGGTGCTGAAGATGAACATATCAATTTTGTCATCATTCATAAAAAACTCGTCCACATAAGCGCCATCACTCAGTGCCGCGACTGTGTAACCAAAATCATCTGCAGACATATTGATCTCAGCTAGTCGATCCCAGTTTGGACGAATTTCGACTAAGGGTTGATCTAAAGACAAGGCGGAAGGTTCGGATTCAATCTGTGGGTTACCAAA of Methylophaga marina contains these proteins:
- a CDS encoding sigma-70 family RNA polymerase sigma factor → MSSNKQIAFNQPSDESSFITSLYENHHYWLTGWLCKKLGCSQNAKDLTQDTFVNVISKQRDLTQIEEPRPWLLTIAKRLLIDKRRRSLLEQAYLEELKVSLDDAEPIPSAEDVYVAINALDNISQALDKLPIHVRQAFILRHIDGLTQSAIAKKLGVSTSMVQKYLIQSLVACQQVFETESY
- a CDS encoding FecR family protein, which codes for MSTNSSAERTDSENISTQAAEWLVLMSDEENPPSATQKQAFFDWKNRDPRHADAVDKLNAMLGSIQQFPRSASKAALSVSVNDRHHQHSWQTLAKTFVLLMVVFLPILTWLPNSITLKMADKKTDVGQWQSFTLADNSVITLSSDSAINVDFNNTQRTIHLLKGEIRVKVSKNPQRPFVVRTEHGRLTALGTEFSVDKRDDYSLLKVIESSVAATCQRQGCDVKPIHPGQQIRVYAEHLGKVTDFSVSDASLMWDKHQLMVDGMPLGDVLAILSRFHKGYIYFDDQPLDNYHVSAVLPLDKPLEALALLADSFPIKVSTLTPWWTTITMTSK
- a CDS encoding TonB-dependent receptor, yielding MFINRFLSPARFRYSLMVFLLSWLSIASAVESGKKPIDIAAGFLSISLTQLASQADISIVVNTDLVKNKSAKAIKGLYTPENALATLLSGHKLKAENTGTGFVIKAVANDEVVLNAIDINAKVVRKSLQMEKYAGGQVAKQGRVGILGNRDVMDTPFNMTNFTSDYIDDIQAETLADVVATDPSIRTAHVSGGMLDSFRIRGFTMNEGNSGDIAFDGVYGVASNYRVLADYVDRVEVIKGPASMIYGMSPNSSVGGSINIVPKRALDEDLTRFTASYASDSQLKGHLDLSRRFGDDEQFGVRFNGTVSDGDTERENQSREVDSWALALDYQGEKLRVTADLIHQKEDLDAPLRHLWLASGVDVPSAPDGEHNITQDSEWSKVDDKSLLVKAEYDIYDQLTLFADIGVGRTRVSRLFGYPSITSASGDVTVTPSNADFNVDRYTVSTGLRGWFDTGMINHNMTLQLTEYRDQLEKATINASSSYLNNLYSPTDQAEIIVANPQHAPRVSESRLRGIALADTLSILDDRVQLTLGVRRQQVESDSFNASTGAVTTHYNESALTPMVGIVFKPWENVSLYANRSEGLSKGDIAPDSSANAGEVFEPYKTKQYEVGAKVDFGEFTSTVSLFQIEKPSYQTVNNISSVSGEQRNRGIEMNVFGQLTSDIRVLGGFMLLDAELNKTNNPATKGNTPVGVAERQANISAEWDMPMVPELTWTANLIYTGKQYVNQTNTQKIPSWTRLDLGARYGLLVAGKDVTIRAGIHNVFDRDYWSGVDTWSGMAYGAPRTFTVSTTIDF
- a CDS encoding acetyltransferase, whose product is MRIEKATKADYQKLIEIWESSVRATHDFLAEQDLQVLKPLILENYFDVVELNIAKRDDGEIVGFCGVSDGNIEMLFVSPEARGQRVGVRLATHAINDLGANKVDVNEQNRQALGFYEHISFAVVGRSAVDGQGKPYPLLHMQLAER
- a CDS encoding GNAT family N-acetyltransferase, which produces MKIKTITADETLSLRSEVLRSGKPLSQCVFEGDKAVTTRHFGAVDEKGTIVGVVSVYLKDNPLLKQTNTYQIRAMATATNYRGKGLGKALLSAGEDYAESQDAELIWANARSTAMGFYTNSGYKQASKEFIIPEIGPHFLVTKVL